The following proteins come from a genomic window of Sphaerisporangium rubeum:
- a CDS encoding transporter substrate-binding domain-containing protein: protein MTAPPARSTRRGGLRRLLPGMRGLRLTALAIILVVATVVVTVTVQWRGAPSREELLDQARLTGKKQLTIGVKNDHPGIALFIPSTGEYVGFDIEIAYMIAADLGFHRDQVEFVPIETEDRARRQARRPDGTFVTVDLVIATYSITPEREKQPGVSFSAPYLATEQTIMTREGQYADAESVADFKGQVVCTTATSTNESVAAKAGVLLTSRNSAKKCVDGLRDGAFEAVASDAAILAGFVRQEPDLFDLHDIGLSDDELYGVNTGDNPALTALVNLSLYESLHDPNDQTWEKAFAKYMAPAQRTAGVQQIAIAEQPCVPKVEIREWPWEKRALTPTDHCPL, encoded by the coding sequence ATGACGGCCCCGCCGGCACGGAGCACGCGACGCGGGGGACTTCGCCGGCTGCTGCCGGGGATGCGCGGGCTGCGACTCACCGCTCTCGCGATCATCCTGGTCGTCGCCACGGTCGTCGTCACGGTGACGGTGCAGTGGCGAGGCGCGCCGTCCCGAGAGGAGCTTCTCGACCAGGCCCGGCTGACCGGTAAGAAACAGCTCACGATCGGCGTGAAGAACGATCATCCGGGAATAGCGCTTTTCATCCCGTCGACCGGCGAATATGTCGGCTTCGACATCGAAATCGCCTACATGATCGCCGCCGACCTGGGTTTCCACCGCGACCAGGTGGAGTTCGTGCCCATCGAGACCGAGGATCGTGCTCGCCGGCAGGCACGCCGGCCGGACGGCACCTTCGTCACCGTCGATCTGGTCATCGCCACCTACAGCATCACCCCCGAGCGCGAGAAACAGCCCGGTGTCAGCTTCTCCGCCCCCTACCTCGCCACCGAGCAGACCATCATGACGCGCGAGGGCCAGTACGCCGACGCCGAGTCCGTGGCCGACTTCAAGGGCCAGGTCGTGTGCACCACGGCCACGTCGACCAACGAGAGCGTGGCCGCGAAGGCGGGTGTCCTGCTGACGAGCCGCAACAGCGCCAAGAAGTGCGTGGACGGGCTGCGCGACGGCGCGTTCGAGGCGGTGGCCTCGGACGCGGCCATCCTGGCGGGTTTCGTGCGCCAGGAACCCGATCTCTTCGACCTCCACGACATCGGCCTGTCCGACGACGAGCTGTACGGCGTCAACACCGGCGACAACCCCGCGCTCACCGCACTCGTGAACCTGTCGCTGTACGAGTCGCTGCACGACCCGAACGACCAGACGTGGGAGAAGGCGTTCGCGAAGTACATGGCACCGGCGCAGCGAACGGCCGGGGTCCAGCAGATCGCCATCGCCGAGCAGCCCTGCGTCCCCAAGGTGGAGATCCGTGAGTGGCCGTGGGAGAAGCGCGCGCTGACGCCGACCGACCACTGTCCCCTGTGA
- a CDS encoding HdeD family acid-resistance protein → MRLIAEETTRHWWSYAVRGVAAVLFGVLAIVWPLMTLLTLVVLFGAFAVISGVVTLVSAMRGGDPAESRPWALASGALSIVAGAVAWLWPGITTFALLMLIAAFAVLVGAVEIAAALRRRGNGETEWMYLAYGGLAVLFGILMFLWPGSGALALTWLIGIFAIVYGAALLVLAYRIRDVRHKGTAGTAPHAV, encoded by the coding sequence ATGCGTCTCATCGCGGAGGAGACCACCCGGCACTGGTGGAGCTACGCGGTGCGCGGTGTCGCCGCCGTTCTGTTCGGCGTGCTCGCCATCGTCTGGCCGCTGATGACCCTGCTGACCCTCGTGGTCCTGTTCGGAGCGTTCGCCGTGATCAGCGGCGTGGTGACCCTGGTCAGCGCCATGCGCGGCGGCGACCCCGCCGAGTCCCGTCCCTGGGCCCTCGCCTCAGGCGCGCTCAGCATCGTGGCCGGGGCGGTCGCCTGGCTGTGGCCCGGCATCACGACGTTCGCGCTGCTCATGCTGATCGCGGCCTTCGCCGTGCTGGTCGGCGCCGTGGAGATCGCGGCGGCGCTCCGGCGGCGCGGCAACGGCGAGACCGAGTGGATGTACCTCGCGTACGGCGGCCTCGCCGTGCTGTTCGGCATCCTGATGTTCCTGTGGCCGGGGTCCGGCGCACTGGCGCTGACCTGGCTGATCGGCATCTTCGCCATTGTGTACGGCGCGGCGCTGCTGGTGCTCGCGTACCGGATCCGCGACGTGCGCCACAAGGGCACCGCGGGGACGGCGCCGCACGCCGTCTGA
- a CDS encoding pyridoxamine 5'-phosphate oxidase family protein encodes MLSTTPRTTLGRSKDRGRTDRAELHAVLDAGLICHLGLVVDGYPMVIPTGYGRIEDTLYVHGSTGASSLRAATQVCVTVTHLDGIVLARSAFHHSVNYRSAMIYGTARLVEDPEERLAGLRAVTEQLAPGQWDVVREPDRKELAKTAVVAISLAEASVKVRTGPPNDDEEDYALPVWAGVLPLRVEWGTPVPDPRLRAGIPVPPHIENR; translated from the coding sequence ATGCTCTCCACGACTCCTCGCACCACGTTGGGCCGGTCCAAGGACCGGGGCCGCACCGATCGCGCCGAGTTGCACGCCGTGCTGGACGCCGGCCTGATCTGCCACCTCGGCCTGGTGGTCGACGGGTACCCGATGGTGATCCCCACGGGGTACGGCCGCATCGAGGACACCCTGTACGTCCACGGCTCCACCGGCGCGTCGTCGCTGCGCGCCGCCACGCAGGTGTGCGTGACCGTGACGCATCTCGACGGCATCGTGCTGGCCAGGTCGGCGTTCCACCATTCGGTCAACTACCGCTCCGCGATGATCTACGGCACCGCGCGCCTGGTCGAGGACCCCGAGGAGCGGCTGGCCGGCCTGCGCGCGGTGACCGAGCAGCTCGCACCGGGCCAGTGGGACGTGGTGCGCGAGCCGGACCGCAAGGAGCTCGCCAAGACGGCCGTGGTGGCGATCTCGCTGGCGGAGGCGTCGGTGAAGGTCCGCACGGGTCCGCCGAACGACGACGAGGAGGACTACGCGCTGCCGGTGTGGGCCGGTGTCCTGCCGCTGCGCGTGGAGTGGGGCACTCCGGTCCCCGACCCGCGGCTGCGTGCCGGGATCCCCGTGCCTCCTCACATCGAGAATCGGTGA
- the lat gene encoding L-lysine 6-transaminase, producing MSAIDRLSRHLLVDGYHLEPDLERSHGSWLVDARTNRTYLDFYTFFASAPLGVNPFDDDPAFVELLGRVAANKPANSDLYTEHLADFADTFSRVLGDPELPHLFFVEGGALAVENALKCAFDWKSRHNEARGRSRDLGTKVLHLTRAFHGRSGYTLSLTNTDPVKTDRFPVFGWPRVDVPAVHLGDVEAAEARALGQARAAFERHLHDIACFIAEPIQGEGGDNHMRPEFLQAMQRLCHDHDALFVLDEVQTGVGLTGTAWAYQQLGLAPDIVAFGKKVQVGGIMAGRRVDDVPDNVFRVSGRINSTWGGGLADMVRSRRMLEIIERDGLIARAAELGERLLAGLRRLGEDFPGQVRHPRGRGLMCAFDVPSGRERFIAALRDDEGVLVLPCGERSVRFRPALSVTAEEIDHGLAAMARTLSALASPVTVPA from the coding sequence ATGAGTGCGATCGACCGTCTGTCCCGCCACCTGCTCGTCGACGGCTACCACCTCGAACCCGACCTGGAGCGCAGCCACGGGTCCTGGCTGGTGGACGCACGCACAAACCGGACCTACCTGGATTTCTACACGTTCTTCGCCTCGGCCCCCCTCGGGGTGAACCCGTTCGACGACGATCCCGCGTTCGTCGAGCTGCTCGGCCGGGTCGCGGCCAACAAACCGGCCAACTCCGACCTCTACACCGAGCACCTGGCCGACTTCGCCGACACGTTCTCCCGCGTGCTCGGCGATCCCGAACTGCCGCACCTGTTCTTCGTCGAAGGCGGCGCGTTGGCCGTAGAGAACGCGCTCAAGTGCGCCTTCGACTGGAAGAGCCGCCACAACGAGGCACGGGGCCGGTCACGCGACCTCGGCACCAAGGTGCTGCACCTCACCCGAGCGTTCCACGGCCGCAGCGGCTACACGCTGTCCCTCACCAACACCGACCCGGTGAAGACCGACCGCTTCCCCGTCTTCGGCTGGCCCCGCGTCGACGTCCCCGCCGTTCACCTCGGCGACGTCGAGGCCGCCGAGGCCCGCGCGCTCGGCCAGGCACGCGCGGCGTTCGAGCGCCACCTCCACGACATCGCCTGCTTCATCGCCGAACCCATCCAGGGGGAAGGCGGCGACAACCACATGCGGCCGGAGTTCCTGCAGGCGATGCAGAGGCTCTGCCACGACCACGACGCGCTGTTCGTGCTGGACGAGGTGCAGACCGGCGTGGGGCTCACCGGCACGGCCTGGGCCTACCAGCAGCTCGGCCTGGCGCCGGACATCGTGGCGTTCGGCAAGAAGGTGCAGGTCGGCGGGATCATGGCCGGACGCAGGGTGGACGACGTGCCGGACAACGTGTTCCGGGTCAGCGGCCGGATCAACTCCACCTGGGGTGGGGGCCTGGCCGACATGGTGCGCTCGCGCCGCATGCTGGAGATCATCGAGCGGGACGGGCTGATCGCGCGGGCCGCGGAGCTCGGTGAGCGCCTGCTGGCCGGCTTGCGGCGGCTCGGGGAGGACTTCCCCGGTCAGGTACGTCATCCGCGGGGCCGCGGCCTGATGTGCGCGTTCGACGTGCCGTCCGGCCGGGAACGGTTCATCGCCGCGCTGCGTGACGACGAAGGTGTGCTGGTGCTGCCGTGCGGCGAGCGGAGCGTGCGGTTCCGGCCCGCGCTCTCGGTCACCGCCGAGGAGATCGACCACGGGCTCGCGGCGATGGCGCGGACGTTGTCCGCGCTGGCCAGCCCGGTGACCGTACCCGCCTAG
- a CDS encoding serine/threonine-protein kinase, giving the protein MDTHMGEWRVPGYTEIRELGTGGSGRVVLARHDQDDTPVAIKYLSDELRADPGFVVRFRHEARLLELVDNPNCVRFYEYVESAGGAAIVMELVDGVSLRAMLRSEGPTGPEAALTLLKGSLLGLAAAHAGGVVHRDFKPENIMIESSGHSKLLDFGIAVRQGDGVSGAGTPPYMAPEQWAGAPAGPSTDVYAATITFFECLTGTRPFQSRNIAALARQHQSMPPPVEQVPAPLRGLVERGLAKHPANRPSTAEAFLVELEAVAAEAYGPDWEERGRRRLAGLAALLALLFPLGGESPDASTSLAETDLGVGGAARKLGVKIVAGVAGIAVVAAVSAVLVGALGSPELQAQESPVTPKPAIASTPLGSPSEEPAIDESPIEEPTEEPTEEPTTPVPASSAAAPPTGAAPTQAAPPKPTPSKRPTRSPVASRTAVPSPKKSDDPKQDSDPDINNDLPSGKPKPKPSTPAPPPPPTTQAPSPTRTRTPPASPSPEETPKETPRGSTGSSPEQSSSPPPRDGSEGPADGGDGGGKTPTPGPSGPGGDVGLLAAGLVTTGVVPATLVLRKRMAGRHRRR; this is encoded by the coding sequence ATGGACACCCACATGGGGGAATGGCGAGTCCCCGGCTACACCGAGATACGCGAGCTGGGGACGGGAGGTTCCGGCCGCGTCGTGCTGGCGCGCCACGACCAGGACGACACACCGGTCGCCATCAAATACCTCTCGGACGAGCTCCGTGCCGACCCCGGCTTCGTCGTGCGCTTCCGGCACGAGGCCCGCCTGCTCGAACTCGTCGACAACCCCAACTGCGTGCGTTTCTACGAGTACGTGGAGAGCGCCGGCGGCGCCGCCATCGTCATGGAACTGGTGGACGGCGTCTCGCTGCGCGCCATGCTGCGCTCGGAAGGGCCGACCGGCCCCGAGGCGGCGCTGACGCTGCTCAAGGGGTCGCTGCTCGGCCTCGCCGCCGCGCACGCCGGCGGTGTGGTGCACCGGGACTTCAAGCCCGAGAACATCATGATCGAGTCCAGCGGCCACAGCAAACTGCTGGACTTCGGCATCGCCGTGCGGCAGGGGGACGGCGTGAGCGGCGCCGGCACCCCGCCGTACATGGCGCCTGAGCAGTGGGCCGGCGCACCGGCGGGGCCGAGCACCGACGTGTACGCGGCCACCATCACGTTCTTCGAGTGCCTCACCGGCACCCGGCCGTTCCAGTCGCGCAACATCGCGGCGCTCGCGCGCCAGCACCAGTCGATGCCGCCGCCGGTGGAGCAGGTTCCGGCGCCGCTGCGCGGCCTGGTCGAGCGCGGCCTCGCCAAGCACCCGGCCAACCGGCCGTCCACCGCTGAGGCGTTCCTCGTGGAGCTGGAGGCCGTGGCCGCCGAGGCGTACGGGCCCGACTGGGAGGAGCGCGGACGGCGCCGCCTCGCGGGGCTCGCCGCGCTGCTCGCGCTGCTGTTCCCGCTCGGCGGCGAGTCCCCCGACGCGAGCACGTCGCTGGCCGAGACCGACCTCGGCGTAGGCGGCGCCGCGCGCAAGCTCGGCGTGAAGATCGTCGCGGGGGTGGCGGGGATCGCCGTGGTCGCGGCCGTCTCGGCCGTGCTGGTCGGCGCGCTCGGCAGCCCGGAGCTCCAGGCCCAGGAGTCACCGGTGACCCCGAAGCCGGCCATCGCCAGCACGCCGCTGGGAAGCCCGTCGGAGGAACCGGCCATCGACGAGTCCCCCATCGAGGAGCCGACGGAAGAGCCGACCGAGGAGCCGACCACCCCGGTCCCCGCGTCGTCGGCCGCCGCGCCGCCGACCGGAGCGGCCCCCACGCAGGCGGCCCCGCCGAAGCCGACACCGAGCAAGAGGCCGACCAGGAGCCCGGTGGCGTCCCGCACGGCCGTCCCGTCGCCGAAGAAGTCCGACGACCCGAAGCAGGACTCCGACCCGGACATCAACAACGACCTGCCGTCCGGCAAGCCGAAGCCCAAGCCGAGCACCCCGGCGCCGCCTCCGCCGCCGACCACGCAGGCCCCTTCGCCGACCCGTACGCGCACGCCTCCCGCGTCGCCTTCGCCGGAGGAGACCCCGAAGGAGACGCCGCGCGGTTCGACCGGCAGCTCACCCGAGCAGAGTTCCTCCCCGCCGCCGAGAGACGGCTCCGAGGGCCCCGCGGACGGAGGGGACGGCGGTGGCAAGACCCCCACTCCGGGCCCGTCCGGTCCCGGCGGTGACGTCGGCCTGCTCGCCGCCGGCCTGGTGACGACCGGCGTCGTTCCCGCCACACTTGTGCTCAGGAAGCGCATGGCTGGACGGCACCGGAGGCGTTAG
- a CDS encoding DUF2510 domain-containing protein, with protein MTQTPAGWYPDPYGTPQLRWWDGTQWTDATHPVEGTQGQGPVSTGQWAQPGTGPQASPQGRSDTGPQQAPQDSPGTGPQQSVSPGTGPQNTGPQPSFQPNPGASSYPLPGGGQTGPSGQPGPSGQSPATGPYGGPGQFGQPGQGTAPYGGPGQGTAQYGGPGPYGQQRTEQYGAAGLPSYAGQQNQQPWGGGGTTQLPSPHFGAPPPPKKRSPLPWVLGGGAVVILLVVALVIGLSLVNNGTPTAGTGATPEPSDIETLEPLDPQVTPPLEQDPSPAPSASDSLPAELAKPDGDKIKDPRSGLEFYYPGGSFTVPSWADVNGNGPADPRFPRWTGGYQAPSQENYDGQGNDWLGTVLSGRLPDAFEYSGPADLRKTTGELLLAYEPVFYSPPHKRKGLKDEAIDVSGKKGWVLRFRMDFTEEAKKAGWKWKTEEGAFVVVDQGPGQRPSMLYVSVPDNLDTSLIDRVLDSLKAS; from the coding sequence ATGACGCAGACCCCCGCCGGCTGGTACCCCGACCCGTACGGAACCCCCCAACTGCGTTGGTGGGACGGCACGCAGTGGACCGACGCCACGCATCCCGTCGAGGGGACGCAGGGCCAGGGTCCGGTGTCGACGGGACAGTGGGCCCAGCCCGGCACCGGGCCGCAGGCGTCGCCGCAGGGACGTTCGGACACCGGGCCGCAGCAGGCGCCGCAGGACTCGCCGGGTACCGGGCCGCAGCAGTCCGTCTCGCCGGGCACCGGCCCGCAGAACACCGGCCCGCAGCCGAGCTTCCAGCCGAACCCCGGCGCTTCGTCGTATCCGCTGCCTGGTGGCGGCCAGACCGGGCCGTCCGGTCAGCCGGGCCCGTCCGGCCAGTCCCCCGCGACCGGGCCCTACGGCGGCCCCGGCCAGTTCGGACAGCCCGGCCAGGGGACCGCTCCGTACGGCGGACCGGGTCAGGGGACGGCACAGTACGGCGGGCCGGGGCCGTACGGTCAGCAGCGCACCGAGCAGTACGGCGCGGCGGGCCTGCCGTCGTACGCCGGTCAGCAGAACCAGCAGCCGTGGGGTGGCGGTGGCACCACGCAGTTGCCGTCGCCGCACTTCGGCGCACCGCCGCCGCCGAAGAAGCGCAGCCCGCTGCCGTGGGTGCTCGGCGGCGGCGCCGTCGTGATCTTGCTGGTGGTGGCGCTCGTCATCGGCCTGAGCCTGGTCAACAACGGCACCCCGACGGCGGGAACGGGAGCGACGCCGGAGCCGAGCGACATCGAGACGCTCGAACCGCTGGACCCGCAGGTCACCCCGCCGCTTGAGCAGGACCCCTCCCCCGCGCCGAGCGCGTCGGACTCGCTGCCGGCCGAGCTGGCCAAGCCGGACGGCGACAAGATCAAGGACCCGCGCTCGGGCCTGGAGTTCTACTACCCCGGCGGCAGTTTCACGGTGCCGAGCTGGGCCGACGTCAACGGCAACGGGCCGGCCGACCCGCGTTTCCCCCGCTGGACCGGCGGCTACCAGGCACCCTCGCAGGAGAACTACGACGGCCAGGGCAACGACTGGCTCGGCACGGTGCTGTCGGGCCGGCTGCCGGACGCGTTCGAGTACTCCGGTCCTGCGGACCTGCGCAAGACCACCGGTGAGCTGCTGCTCGCGTACGAGCCGGTGTTCTACAGCCCGCCGCACAAGCGCAAGGGGCTCAAGGACGAGGCGATCGACGTCAGCGGCAAGAAGGGGTGGGTCCTGCGGTTCCGCATGGACTTCACCGAGGAGGCCAAGAAGGCCGGGTGGAAGTGGAAGACGGAGGAAGGCGCGTTCGTCGTGGTGGACCAGGGTCCTGGACAGCGACCTTCCATGCTTTACGTCTCCGTTCCCGACAATCTGGACACTTCACTGATCGATCGCGTACTGGACTCTCTCAAGGCGTCGTGA
- a CDS encoding helix-turn-helix domain-containing protein, which yields MSVDDATYKEHAHAELSKREAEVMELIATGHSNGEIAQRLFLSEKTVKNHVNRIYSKLGADCRMTAIGLWRGDTPGGPHA from the coding sequence ATGAGTGTCGATGACGCCACGTACAAGGAGCACGCGCACGCAGAGTTGAGCAAACGCGAAGCGGAGGTGATGGAGCTCATCGCGACGGGTCACTCCAACGGTGAGATCGCGCAGAGGCTGTTCCTGAGTGAGAAGACCGTGAAGAACCACGTCAACCGCATCTACTCGAAACTGGGTGCCGACTGCCGCATGACCGCGATCGGTCTGTGGCGAGGGGACACCCCTGGCGGGCCGCACGCCTGA
- a CDS encoding TauD/TfdA family dioxygenase: protein MVAAEISTLRDGFVAEVTPHGRPPHDDAVVTRVQEALRTHAVIVIRGQQGLSALEQAAFTRLLGPLEPASDMRNHHPDSTDVMVVDNSGTTPVVGNQCWHSDRSFLPEPTRYTVLSGQVIPASGSETLFADMAGAYRGAPEAWRRTLRGATGVHSYDKLAHMRAAIHNAPVQPDYARLFPPVRHPLVRLHPESGTAAFYLSELCLARIEPGAGDSVDVSVEELHAHATRPESVYRHAWSAGDLVIWDNCRVMHRAGTLTPGPARILYRTTTAGGAPEAYVPA from the coding sequence GTGGTCGCGGCAGAGATATCCACGCTACGGGACGGATTCGTGGCCGAGGTGACACCGCACGGCAGGCCGCCGCACGACGACGCGGTGGTCACACGTGTCCAGGAGGCGCTGCGCACGCACGCCGTGATCGTCATCCGGGGACAGCAGGGGCTGTCGGCTCTGGAGCAGGCGGCGTTCACCCGGCTGCTCGGGCCGCTGGAGCCGGCCTCGGACATGCGCAACCACCATCCCGACAGCACCGACGTCATGGTCGTGGACAACTCCGGCACCACCCCGGTGGTGGGGAACCAGTGCTGGCACTCCGACCGGTCGTTCCTGCCGGAACCGACCCGCTACACCGTCCTGTCGGGACAGGTGATCCCGGCGTCGGGAAGCGAGACGCTGTTCGCCGACATGGCCGGGGCCTACCGCGGCGCGCCGGAGGCGTGGCGGCGGACGCTGCGCGGAGCGACGGGTGTGCATTCCTACGACAAGCTGGCCCACATGCGTGCGGCGATCCACAACGCTCCTGTGCAGCCGGACTACGCGCGCCTGTTCCCACCGGTCCGTCATCCGCTGGTCCGGCTGCATCCGGAGTCCGGCACCGCGGCCTTCTACCTCAGCGAGCTGTGCCTGGCGCGGATCGAACCCGGGGCCGGTGATTCGGTGGACGTCTCGGTCGAGGAGCTGCACGCGCACGCCACCCGGCCGGAGTCGGTCTACCGGCATGCCTGGAGCGCGGGAGACCTGGTGATCTGGGACAACTGCCGGGTGATGCACCGGGCCGGGACGCTGACGCCGGGGCCGGCGCGGATCCTGTACCGGACCACCACCGCCGGCGGGGCCCCGGAGGCGTACGTCCCGGCCTGA
- the orn gene encoding oligoribonuclease yields the protein MSDLLVWIDCEMTGLDLGRDALVEIACVVTDGDLNQLDEGIDVIIKPPREAVEQMSEVVRQMHTTSGLLTALAEGVTLAEAESMVLDYIKRHVAEPKKAPLCGNSISTDRAFIARDMPAVDAYLHYRMVDVSSVKELVRRWYPRVYFASPAKQGGHRALADITESVREMRYYRAAVFVPQPGPDSATAREVAEAITGS from the coding sequence ATGAGTGACCTGTTGGTCTGGATCGACTGTGAGATGACCGGGCTCGATCTCGGCCGGGACGCGCTCGTCGAAATTGCGTGCGTCGTCACGGACGGCGATCTGAACCAACTGGACGAGGGCATCGATGTGATCATCAAGCCTCCCCGGGAGGCCGTGGAGCAGATGTCGGAGGTCGTGCGCCAGATGCACACCACCTCCGGCCTGCTCACGGCCCTCGCCGAGGGGGTCACGCTGGCCGAGGCCGAGTCGATGGTCCTCGACTACATCAAGCGGCACGTCGCCGAGCCCAAGAAGGCGCCGCTGTGCGGCAACTCCATCTCCACCGACCGCGCGTTCATCGCGCGGGACATGCCGGCGGTGGACGCCTACCTGCACTACCGCATGGTGGACGTCTCGTCGGTCAAGGAGCTGGTGCGGCGCTGGTACCCGAGGGTGTACTTCGCCTCCCCCGCCAAGCAGGGGGGCCACCGCGCGCTGGCCGACATCACCGAGAGCGTGCGCGAGATGCGGTACTACCGGGCCGCCGTCTTCGTACCGCAGCCCGGCCCCGACTCGGCCACGGCGCGCGAGGTGGCGGAGGCCATAACCGGATCTTGA
- a CDS encoding M20 metallopeptidase family protein, producing MPVSLREAAEDMRDELARLRHALHREPELGLDLPRTQEKVLASLDGLPLEITTGKALSSVTAVLRGGRPGPVVLLRGDMDALPLTERAGGPVTSEIPGVMHACGHDLHTTMLAGAAHLLSARRDTLAGDVVFMFQPGEEGSGGAKLMIDEGVLDAAGRRPVAAYALHVISSVLPQGVFVSRGGPIMAAADRLLVTVRGSGGHGSTPHHANDPIPAACEMVLALQTMVTRGFDVFDPVVVTVGSFHAGTADNIIPEEACFEATFRSFSAAAHERLLSRSVTLLNGIAAAHGLEVEAVFDAGYPVTVNNHTEAAFAARTVGEVFGDGRYIESPQPFTGAEDFSFVCDEIPSAFIALGACPDDRDPATAAYNHSPEAVFSDAALPTGAALYAELATRRLTHTP from the coding sequence ATGCCGGTGTCACTTCGCGAAGCGGCCGAGGACATGCGCGACGAGCTGGCACGGCTCCGCCATGCTCTGCACCGCGAACCCGAGCTCGGCCTGGACCTCCCGAGGACCCAGGAGAAGGTCCTCGCGTCCCTCGACGGCCTGCCGCTCGAGATCACCACCGGCAAGGCCCTCAGCTCCGTCACCGCGGTCCTGCGCGGCGGCCGTCCCGGCCCCGTGGTGCTGCTGCGCGGCGACATGGACGCGCTGCCGCTCACCGAGCGCGCCGGCGGCCCCGTGACGTCGGAGATCCCCGGCGTCATGCACGCCTGCGGCCACGACCTGCACACCACGATGCTCGCCGGCGCCGCGCACCTGCTGTCGGCCCGCCGCGACACCCTGGCAGGCGACGTCGTCTTCATGTTCCAGCCCGGCGAGGAGGGCTCAGGCGGCGCCAAGCTCATGATCGACGAAGGGGTGCTCGACGCCGCGGGCCGCCGTCCCGTCGCCGCCTACGCGCTCCACGTGATCAGCTCGGTCCTCCCCCAGGGGGTCTTCGTCAGCCGCGGCGGCCCCATCATGGCCGCCGCCGACCGGCTGCTGGTCACCGTGCGCGGCTCAGGCGGCCACGGCTCCACCCCGCACCACGCCAACGACCCCATCCCCGCCGCGTGCGAGATGGTGCTCGCGCTGCAGACCATGGTCACCCGCGGCTTCGACGTCTTCGACCCGGTCGTGGTGACCGTCGGCAGCTTCCACGCCGGCACCGCCGACAACATCATCCCCGAGGAGGCCTGCTTCGAGGCGACCTTCCGCTCCTTCTCGGCCGCCGCGCACGAACGCCTCCTGTCCCGCTCGGTCACCCTCCTCAACGGCATCGCCGCGGCGCACGGCCTGGAGGTGGAGGCCGTGTTCGACGCCGGCTACCCCGTCACCGTCAACAACCACACCGAGGCCGCCTTCGCCGCGCGGACCGTCGGCGAGGTCTTCGGCGACGGCCGCTACATCGAGTCCCCCCAGCCCTTCACCGGCGCCGAGGACTTCAGCTTCGTCTGCGACGAGATCCCCTCGGCCTTCATCGCGCTCGGCGCCTGCCCCGACGACCGCGACCCCGCGACGGCCGCCTACAACCACTCCCCCGAGGCCGTCTTCTCCGACGCCGCTCTCCCCACCGGCGCCGCCCTGTACGCCGAACTCGCCACCCGCCGCCTCACCCACACCCCCTGA